A genomic window from Solanum dulcamara chromosome 11, daSolDulc1.2, whole genome shotgun sequence includes:
- the LOC129874205 gene encoding phospho-N-acetylmuramoyl-pentapeptide-transferase homolog isoform X1 translates to MLVIRSHKSCASNLDLNSDFYRLGVSQFRKGSLNLKFQRLLINFNHHHHLRLSSHFPLKICRSSATRNGFFLPPRILQVRAMDDDVGVSSFHDWGDNNGAIEYRFSSSEGEDSDGDIILQPITDVDLPTSKEQLYSADDSVTTQRLTMLGRAYKRKKTKYGILNNIGLIMFSTVLLSLVDCCAWKIVRLPLAPLYLMRPFLISAVAVSCVGYVCVPLFRSLKLHSVIRKEGPARHSSKKGTATMGGLYFIPIGVIVAEFIVGFSSLEVLGASAATLTFAAIGLLDDLISMRNNNVGLSARFRIILEVAAGTFFSFWLYASDISSPYSMKTVVPLPAPLGLICLGRLYPILTSFCFVSMANGINLTDGLDGLAGGTATLAFIAMSIAVLPICSELSIFGASMAGACAGFLLHNRYKASIFMGDTGALALGGALASMAACTGMFFPLFISSGVFVLEALSVILQVSLFKTTKYFLGTGHRLFRMAPLHHHLELCGVKEPVIVAAAYAFSCILALSAGYVGLTSV, encoded by the exons ATGTTAGTCATCCGATCTCACAAATCTTGtgcttcaaatttggatttgaattctGATTTCTATCGACTTGGGGTTTCTCAATTTCGAAAAGGGTCTCTGAATCTGAAATTTCAGCGTTTATTGATCAACtttaatcatcatcatcatctccGATTAAGCTCTCATTTTCCATTGAAG ATCTGTAGATCAAGTGCTACGCGCAATGGGTTCTTTTTGCCTCCTAGGATTCTTCAAGTTCGAGCAATGGATGAT GATGTTGGAGTCTCTTCATTTCATGACTGGGGAGACAATAATGGAGCAATCGAATATAGGTTCTCATCAAGTGAAGGTGAAGACAGTGATGGAGATATTATACTACAGCCAATCACAGATGTTGATTTGCCTACCTCCAAGGAGCAGCTTTATTCTGCTGACGACTCCGTAACAACTCAACGGCTAACAATGCTTGGCAGAGCGTACAAGAGAAAAAA GACAAAATATGGCATTCTAAACAACATAGGTCTCATAATGTTCTCGACGGTGCTTCTGTCCCTTGTGGATTGTTGTGCATGGAAAATTGTTAGATTGCCCCTGGCTCCACTTTACCTGATGCGTCCCTTTCTCATCTCCGCAGTGGCAGTGTCTTGTGTAGGTTATGTCTGTGTCCCGTTATTTCGTAGTTTAAAACTCCACTCTGTAATCAGGAAGGAGGGGCCTGCTCGGCACTCTAGTAAGAAAGGAACTGCTACAATGGGAGGATTGTATTTTATCCCAATTGGAGTAATTGTTGCTGAATTTATTGTTGGGTTTTCTTCTCTGGAAGTTCTCGGAGCATCTGCAGCAACTTTAACTTTTGCAGCAATTGGATTACTTGATGATTTGATAAGTATGAGGAACAATAATGTTGGCTTATCCGCTCGATTTCGAATCATATTGGAG GTAGCTGCTGGGACATTTTTCTCCTTTTGGCTGTATGCGTCGGACATATCATCACCCTACAGCAT GAAAACAGTGGTTCCCCTACCCGCACCTCTTGGGCTCATATGCCTTGGAAGACTCTATCCTATTTTAACTTCATTTTGCTTTGTTTCCATGGCTAATGGAATTAATCTTACTGATGGTCTCGATGGATTGGCTGGAGGAACAGCCACATTGGCGTTCATTGCAATGTCGATAGCAGTGCTTCCTATATGTTCTG AGCTTTCCATATTTGGAGCATCTATGGCAGGAGCCTGTGCAGGTTTTCTTCTGCACAACCGGTACAAAGCATCAATATTTATGGGTGATACAGGAGCTTTAGCCTTAGGGGGTGCACTAGCTTCTATGGCTGCTTGTACAGGGATGTTCTTTCCATTGTTCATCTCATCTGGTGTTTTTGTCCTGGAAGCGCTATCAGTTATACTGCAG GTTTCCTTATTCAAGACAACAAAATATTTCCTAGGAACTGGACACCGCTTGTTTCGAATGGCACCATTACATCATCACCTTGAATTATGCGGAGTTAAAGAACCTGTCATTGTTGCTGCTGCATATGCTTTTTCTTGCATTTTAGCCTTGAGTGCCGGATATGTGGGACTGACTTCAGTATAA
- the LOC129872858 gene encoding la-related protein 6A — translation MEEDGGGVVPIPSQTASSPPHDDDHPDFSPIGSPESHFIDDLSQPSDQLHAQVTDTVLTDDLCNKIVKQVEYYFSDENLPTDKFLLKYVTRDKEGFVPVKVIASFRKVKKLTKETSIIAAALGESSLLVVSRDGRKVKRLHPLPLSEIKDPKVCTVLVENLPEDHSVDNLRSIFGQAGNVKHITIRDPHTERDPRKCTTAEKLLSGKLHALVEYNTVEAAEKAVTILNDEQDWRFGLRVKLLKKTTKPGQSKKGWRDPDSDRNNNIQASDLAVNEENNSSEHRIDSQDEEEGDHLSKETIGEHAQKEKNGPRVPTRNRGRGRRNKRGTNGHGHGTTTSIYAAEPSKPPPGPRMPDGTRGFTMGRGRPLSSSPS, via the exons atggaagAAGACGGTGGAGGAGTAGTTCCAATACCTTCCCAAACCGCTTCGTCTCCGCCCCATGATGATGATCATCCAGATTTTTCACCTATTGGATCGCCGGAGTCTCACTTCATTGACGATCTTTCTCAGCCGTCTGATCAACTCCATGCCCAAGTCACCGATACTGTACTCACCGATGATCTTTGCAACAAGATCGTCAAGCAG GTTGAGTATTACTTCAGCGACGAAAACTTACCTACTGACAAGTTTCTGTTGAAGTATGTGACTAGAGACAAGGAAGGGTTTG TCCCTGTGAAAGTAATTGCTTCTTTTAGAAAAGTCAAGAAGCTTACAAAGGAGACATCAATAATAGCAGCTGCACTTGGGGAATCTTCTCTTCTT GTTGTAAGTCGTGATGGGAGAAAGGTGAAGCGACTTCATCCTCTTCCATTAAGTGAGATTAAAGATCCCAAG GTTTGTACTGTATTGGTGGAAAATTTACCTGAGGATCATTCCGTGGATAACCTTCGGAGCATATTTGGCCAGGCTGGAAA TGTAAAGCATATTACCATCCGTGATCCACACACTGAAAGAGATCCCAGAAAATGCACAACTGCAGAGAAGCTTCTCAGTGGTAAG TTGCATGCTCTCGTGGAATATAACACAGTAGAAGCTGCTGAAAAAGCT GTGACCATTTTGAATGATGAACAGGATTGGAGATTTGGGTTGCGAGTCAAGCTTCTCAAGAAAACA ACCAAGCCTGGCCAAAGTAAGAAAGGCTGGAGAGATCCAGATTCTGATAGGAATAACAATATCCAAGCATCTGATCTGGCAGTTAATGAGGAAAACAATTCAAGTGAGCATCGTATTGATTCACAAGACGAAGAG GAGGGTGACCATCTATCGAAGGAGACCATTGGGGAGCATGCACAAAAGGAGAAAAATGGGCCCAGGGTGCCAACCAGAAATCGAGGCCGTGGAAGGAGAAACAAGCGTGGCACAAATGGACATG GTCATGGAACTACTACTTCCATTTATGCGGCTGAACCGTCGAAACCTCCTCCTGGTCCAAGAATGCCTGATGGAACCAGAGGATTTACTATGGGACGAGGCCGACCTCTTTCTTCATCTCCAAGCTAA
- the LOC129874588 gene encoding 40S ribosomal protein S14-2, with protein MSKRRTREPKEETVTLGPSVREGELVFGVAHIFASFNDTFIHVTDLSGRETMVRITGGMKVKADRDESSPYAAMLAAQDVSQRCKELGINALHIKLRATGGNKTKTPGPGAQSALRALARSGMKIGRIEDVTPIPTDSTRRKGGRRGRRL; from the exons ATG TCGAAGAGGAGGACTAGGGAGCCAAAGGAAGAGACTGTCACTCTTGGTCCTTCTGTGAGAGAGGGAGAGCTTGTTTTTGGTGTTGCTCACATTTTTGCGTCATTCAATGACACTTTCATT CACGTGACTGATTTGTCTGGAAGGGAAACAATGGTTCGTATTACTG GTGGGATGAAGGTCAAAGCTGATAGGGATGAATCTTCTCCATATGCTGCTATGCTTGCTGCACAAGATGTTTCTCAGAGATGCAAG GAGCTTGGCATCAATGCACTTCACATCAAGCTTCGAGCCACTGGTGGAAACAAGACCAAAACACCTGGACCTGGTGCTCAGTCTGCTCTCCGGGCTCTTGCTCGTTCAGGAATGAAAATTGGTCGTATAG AGGACGTGACTCCAATTCCTACTGATAGCACTCGCAGAAAGGGTGGTAGGAGAGGAAGAAGGCTGTAA
- the LOC129874205 gene encoding phospho-N-acetylmuramoyl-pentapeptide-transferase homolog isoform X2 produces MLVIRSHKSCASNLDLNSDFYRLGVSQFRKGSLNLKFQRLLINFNHHHHLRLSSHFPLKDVGVSSFHDWGDNNGAIEYRFSSSEGEDSDGDIILQPITDVDLPTSKEQLYSADDSVTTQRLTMLGRAYKRKKTKYGILNNIGLIMFSTVLLSLVDCCAWKIVRLPLAPLYLMRPFLISAVAVSCVGYVCVPLFRSLKLHSVIRKEGPARHSSKKGTATMGGLYFIPIGVIVAEFIVGFSSLEVLGASAATLTFAAIGLLDDLISMRNNNVGLSARFRIILEVAAGTFFSFWLYASDISSPYSMKTVVPLPAPLGLICLGRLYPILTSFCFVSMANGINLTDGLDGLAGGTATLAFIAMSIAVLPICSELSIFGASMAGACAGFLLHNRYKASIFMGDTGALALGGALASMAACTGMFFPLFISSGVFVLEALSVILQVSLFKTTKYFLGTGHRLFRMAPLHHHLELCGVKEPVIVAAAYAFSCILALSAGYVGLTSV; encoded by the exons ATGTTAGTCATCCGATCTCACAAATCTTGtgcttcaaatttggatttgaattctGATTTCTATCGACTTGGGGTTTCTCAATTTCGAAAAGGGTCTCTGAATCTGAAATTTCAGCGTTTATTGATCAACtttaatcatcatcatcatctccGATTAAGCTCTCATTTTCCATTGAAG GATGTTGGAGTCTCTTCATTTCATGACTGGGGAGACAATAATGGAGCAATCGAATATAGGTTCTCATCAAGTGAAGGTGAAGACAGTGATGGAGATATTATACTACAGCCAATCACAGATGTTGATTTGCCTACCTCCAAGGAGCAGCTTTATTCTGCTGACGACTCCGTAACAACTCAACGGCTAACAATGCTTGGCAGAGCGTACAAGAGAAAAAA GACAAAATATGGCATTCTAAACAACATAGGTCTCATAATGTTCTCGACGGTGCTTCTGTCCCTTGTGGATTGTTGTGCATGGAAAATTGTTAGATTGCCCCTGGCTCCACTTTACCTGATGCGTCCCTTTCTCATCTCCGCAGTGGCAGTGTCTTGTGTAGGTTATGTCTGTGTCCCGTTATTTCGTAGTTTAAAACTCCACTCTGTAATCAGGAAGGAGGGGCCTGCTCGGCACTCTAGTAAGAAAGGAACTGCTACAATGGGAGGATTGTATTTTATCCCAATTGGAGTAATTGTTGCTGAATTTATTGTTGGGTTTTCTTCTCTGGAAGTTCTCGGAGCATCTGCAGCAACTTTAACTTTTGCAGCAATTGGATTACTTGATGATTTGATAAGTATGAGGAACAATAATGTTGGCTTATCCGCTCGATTTCGAATCATATTGGAG GTAGCTGCTGGGACATTTTTCTCCTTTTGGCTGTATGCGTCGGACATATCATCACCCTACAGCAT GAAAACAGTGGTTCCCCTACCCGCACCTCTTGGGCTCATATGCCTTGGAAGACTCTATCCTATTTTAACTTCATTTTGCTTTGTTTCCATGGCTAATGGAATTAATCTTACTGATGGTCTCGATGGATTGGCTGGAGGAACAGCCACATTGGCGTTCATTGCAATGTCGATAGCAGTGCTTCCTATATGTTCTG AGCTTTCCATATTTGGAGCATCTATGGCAGGAGCCTGTGCAGGTTTTCTTCTGCACAACCGGTACAAAGCATCAATATTTATGGGTGATACAGGAGCTTTAGCCTTAGGGGGTGCACTAGCTTCTATGGCTGCTTGTACAGGGATGTTCTTTCCATTGTTCATCTCATCTGGTGTTTTTGTCCTGGAAGCGCTATCAGTTATACTGCAG GTTTCCTTATTCAAGACAACAAAATATTTCCTAGGAACTGGACACCGCTTGTTTCGAATGGCACCATTACATCATCACCTTGAATTATGCGGAGTTAAAGAACCTGTCATTGTTGCTGCTGCATATGCTTTTTCTTGCATTTTAGCCTTGAGTGCCGGATATGTGGGACTGACTTCAGTATAA
- the LOC129873215 gene encoding protein DUF642 L-GALACTONO-1,4-LACTONE-RESPONSIVE GENE 2 → MEIGRSRSTKCKWVTTFLFLLACSAAGQVQDGPLVNGNFETPPSGGFSSGDGYSDGPTEIPSWKSNGTVEVVESGQKQGGMILIVPQGRHAVRLGNDAEISQELKVEKGSIYSITFSAARTCAQLESLNVSVPPASQTIDLQTLYNVQGWDSYAWAFQAEEDDARVVFTNPGMEDDPTCGPIIDDIAIKKLFGPDKSKDNAVLNGDFEEGPWMFRNASLGVLLPTNLDEETSSLPGWIVESNRAVRYIDTYHFTVPEGKRAIELLSGKEGIISQMVETKPNKPYRLTFLLGHAGDSCKEPLAIMAFAGDQAQNIHYTPNSNSSFQNANLNFTAKADRTRVAFYSIYYNTRSDDMSSLCGPVVDDVRVELSGSSRLKIFGFGFMFWLLVLLLG, encoded by the exons ATGGAAATAGGTCGGAGCAGATCAACAAAATGCAAATGGGTCACCACATTTCTTTTTCTGCTTGCTTGCTCTGCTGCTGGACAAGTTCAAGATG GTCCGTTAGTTAACGGTAATTTTGAGACACCTCCGTCAGGCGGTTTCTCTTCCGGCGACGGGTACTCCGACGGGCCAACCGAAATCCCGAGCTGGAAATCAAACGGCACCGTAGAGGTAGTGGAATCAGGGCAAAAACAAGGTGGGATGATCCTCATCGTACCACAAGGTAGACACGCAGTTCGGCTCGGAAACGACGCCGAGATAAGCCAAGAGCTCAAAGTAGAGAAAGGCTCCATTTACTCAATCACTTTCAGCGCGGCTCGCACGTGCGCCCAGCTAGAGTCCCTGAACGTTTCAGTTCCTCCAGCATCACAGACCATTGATCTTCAGACTCTGTATAATGTTCAAGGCTGGGATTCCTACGCGTGGGCCTTTCAGGCTGAGGAAGATGACGCGCGGGTCGTTTTTACAAATCCTGGCATGGAAGATGACCCTACTTGTGGACCCATTATCGATGATATTGCTATCAAGAAGCTTTTCGGTCCAGATAAGTCAAAAG ATAATGCAGTACTTAATGGAGACTTTGAAGAAGGTCCATGGATGTTTAGGAACGCTTCTCTTGGTGTTCTGCTTCCGACTAACCTCGACGAGGAAACATCATCACTTCCTGGTTGGATAGTTGAATCAAATCGAGCAGTTCGATACATCGATACATATCACTTCACAGTTCCAGAAGGGAAAAGAGCTATAGAATTGCTTTCAGGAAAAGAAGGCATTATATCCCAGATGGTTGAAACCAAGCCCAACAAGCCATACAGATTGACATTTTTGTTGGGCCATGCAGGGGATTCATGCAAGGAACCACTAGCAATCATGGCCTTTGCTGGTGATCAGGCCCAAAACATCCATTACACTCCCAATTCCAATTCTTCATTTCAGAATGCTAACCTGAATTTCACAGCCAAGGCGGACAGGACACGTGTCGCATTCTATAGTATCTATTACAATACAAGAAGTGATGATATGAGCTCTCTTTGTGGACCTGTTGTGGATGATGTGAGGGTTGAACTATCAGGGTCTAGCAGACTCAAGATTTTCGGGTTTGGGTTTATGTTTTGgttgttagtattacttttggGTTAA